One genomic region from Drosophila busckii strain San Diego stock center, stock number 13000-0081.31 chromosome 3R, ASM1175060v1, whole genome shotgun sequence encodes:
- the LOC108602393 gene encoding chymotrypsin-1, translating to MLQTYQQLLKHTLVFYLCLELVAPMHLELDARINGGQLMNESVPFQVSMQMLRRGRWQHFCSGSIISEQHVLTAAHCVDKLRPENMTVLVGSNNWQSAGGMRHKLAAVHVHAKYASVPRIVNDIAVLRVSTKFALQRPELSSVSLGGAERIGSKARVRLTGWGSTVAETGAPQLPARLQVLNYQTISNEECAQKGFRVTASEICALATLGQGACVGDSGGPLILSSGKCQLVGIVSYGTSTCAQGKPDVYTRVSSFLPYIKQILQQDAALYKQALLQD from the exons ATGTTACAGACATATCAACAGCTGCTGAAACATACACTTGTGTTCTATCTGTGCTTGGAGCTGGTGGCGCCAATGCATCTGGAACTGGATGCACGCATCAATGGCGGGCAGCTGATGAATGAGTCGGTGCCGTTTCAGGTGTCGATGCAAATGCTGCGACGTGGACGCTGGCAACACTTCTGCAGTGGCTCCATCATCAGCGAGCAGCATGTGCTGACTGCAGCGCACTGCGTGGACAAGCTTAGGCCGGAAAACATGACTGTGCTGgtgggcagcaacaattggcaGTCGGCTGGTGGCATGCGGCATAAGCTGGCGGCGGTGCATGTGCATGCGAAATATGCAAGTGTTCCACGCATTGTCAACGACATCGCAGTGCTTAGGGTCAGCACAAAGTTTGCGCTGCAACGTCCCGAGCTGAGTAGCGTGTCTTTGGGTGGCGCTGAGCGCATTGGCAGCAAGGCGCGTGTGCGTTTAACTGGCTGGGGCTCAACTGTGGCCGAGACTGGGGCGCCGCAGCTGCCGGCGCGTCTGCAGGTGTTAAACTATCAGACCATTTCGAATGAGGAATGCGCGCAGAAAGGATTTCGCGTTACGGCGAGCGAGATTTGTGCGCTGGCTACGCTTGGCCAAGGCGCATGTGTG GGCGACTCGGGCGGTCCGCTGATCTTGTCGAGCGGCAAGTGTCAGCTGGTGGGCATTGTCTCCTATGGCACGAGCACCTGCGCTCAAGGCAAACCTGATGTGTATACGCGCGTGTCTAGCTTTCTGCCCTACATCAAGCAAATCCTGCAGCAGGACGCGGCTCTTTATAAACAAGCTTTATTGCAAGACTAA
- the LOC108602022 gene encoding phosphoglycerate mutase 2 translates to MTAIMKINNLSQCLSCLLSSKLSHSRSLSKATPKCAGPAGDNKKKFVIVMVRHGQSEWNEQNLFCGWYDAQLTEKGKQEACAAGKAVKDAKLKFDLAHTSLLKRAHDTLQAVLEVSEQTKIPICKSWRLNERHYGGLTGLNKAETAKKFGEEKVKIWRRSFDTPPPPMEEDHKYYKAIHKDARYKDEPQPCEFPNAESLKLTIERTLPYWNDVIVPQIKQGKRIILAAHGNSLRGIVKHLDQLSDEAIMELNIPTGIPFVYELDAQIKPLAPMKFLGDAETVKKAMESVAKQGKAK, encoded by the coding sequence ATGACTgcaattatgaaaataaataacctCAGCCAATGCCTAAGCTGCTTACTAAGCAGCAAGTTGAGCCACTCAAGAAGCTTATCCAAGGCAACACCAAAGTGCGCTGGTCCAGCTGGAGATAACAAGAAAAAGTTTGTTATAGTAATGGTGCGCCATGGTCAGTCCGAATGGAATGAGCAGAATTTATTCTGCGGCTGGTACGATGCGCAGCTGACTGAGAAGGGCAAACAGGAGGCTTGTGCAGCGGGCAAAGCAGTGAAGGATGCAAAGCTAAAGTTCGATTTGGCGCATACGTCGCTGCTGAAGCGAGCACATGATACACTGCAGGCGGTGCTGGAGGTTAGCGAGCAGACCAAGATACCCATATGCAAGAGCTGGCGACTCAATGAGCGTCACTATGGCGGACTGACAGGACTGAATAAAGCGGAGACGGCAAAGAAGTTCGGTGAGGAAAAGGTTAAGATATGGCGCCGCAGCTTCGatacgccgccgccgcccatgGAAGAGGATCACAAGTACTACAAGGCAATACATAAGGATGCACGCTACAAAGACGAGCCGCAGCCCTGTGAGTTTCCCAATGCGGAGTCACTCAAGCTGACCATAGAGCGCACGCTGCCCTATTGGAACGATGTGATAGTGCCGCAGATCAAGCAGGGCAAGCGCATTATACTCGCTGCTCATGGCAACAGTCTGCGCGGCATTGTCAAGCATCTGGATCAGCTGTCCGACGAGGCCATCATGGAGCTAAATATACCCACTGGCATACCGTTCGTCTACGAGCTGGATGCGCAGATTAAGCCACTGGCACCCATGAAGTTTCTCGGCGATGCCGAGACTGTAAAGAAGGCCATGGAGTCTGTGGCCAAGCAGGGCAAGGCCAAGTAG